From Dasypus novemcinctus isolate mDasNov1 chromosome 8, mDasNov1.1.hap2, whole genome shotgun sequence, the proteins below share one genomic window:
- the LOC101431412 gene encoding nuclear ubiquitous casein and cyclin-dependent kinase substrate 1, with amino-acid sequence MSRPVRNRKVVDHSQFQESGDADDDYGRDSGPPAKKIRSSPREAKNKRRSGKNSQEDSEDSEEKEVKTKKDDSHSAEDSEDEKEDHKNVRQQQQAASKAASKQREMLMEDMGGEEEQEEEDEAPFQEKDSGSDEDFLMEDDDDSDYGSSKKKNKKMVKKTKPERKEKKMPKPRLKATVTPSPVKGKGKVGRPTASKASKEKTPSPKEEDDEPESPPEKKTSASPPPGKSGGEGSEDEAQSGED; translated from the coding sequence ATGTCTCGGCCTGTCAGAAATAGGAAGGTCGTTGATCATTCACAGTTTCAGGAATCTGGTGATGCTGATGACGATTATGGAAGAGATTCGGGCCCTCCAGCTAAGAAAATTCGATCATCTCCCCGAGAAGCTAAAAATAAGAGGCGATCTGGAAAGAATTCACAGGAAGATAGTGAAgattcagaagaaaaagaagtaaaaaccaAGAAGGATGATTCTCACTCAGCAGAAGACAGCGAAGATGAAAAAGAAGATCATAAAAATGTGCGCCAGCAACAGCAGGCAGCATCTAAAGCAGCTTCTAAACAGAGAGAGATGCTCATGGAAGACATGGGGGGTGAGGAAGAACAAGAAGAAGAGGATGAAGCACCATTCCAGGAGAAAGATTCTGGCAGTGATGAAGATTTCCTAATGGAAGATGATGACGATAGTGACTATGGcagttcaaaaaagaaaaacaaaaagatggtTAAGAAGACCAAacctgagagaaaagaaaagaaaatgcccaAACCCAGGCTAAAGGCCACCGTGACGCCAAGTCCAGTGAAAGGCAAAGGGAAAGTGGGTCGTCCCACAGCTTCAAAGGCATCAAAGGAAAAGACTCCTTCCCCCAAAGAAGAAGATGACGAACCAGAAAGCCCTCCAGAAAAGAAAACATCTGCAAGCCCTCCACCCGGAAAATCTGGGGGTGAAGGATCTGAAGATGAAGCTCAGTCTGGGGAAGATTAA